One Isoptericola dokdonensis DS-3 genomic window, GCCGGAGGCGGTCCAGCGGGTGGTCTCGCAGACCGGGGGCACGCTGCGCGAGGCGGACCTCGACGCGGACGCCCCGGCCAGCTGGAGCGTGTCGGTGACGGTCGGCGGCGCCGAGCAGGAGTTCGACGTCGACACCGCGACGGGCGAGGTCACCGAGGACACCACGGACTGACCGCCGCGGCCCGGCGGGCGCCGCTCAGCCCGGCAGGACGTCGTCGGCCGTCGGGAACGACGGCTGCGCGCCGTGCGTGGTGACGGAGTAGGCGCCCGCGCGCACGGCGGTGCGCGCGGCGTCGGCGAGGGTGTCGCCGGCGAGCAGCCGCCAGGCCAGCGCCCCGACGAACGCGTCGCCCGCCCCGGTCGTGTCGACGGCGCGGACGTGCGGCGACGGCACGACGACCGGCGCCCCGCCGTCGGCGGCGGGCTCGGCGACGACGGCGCCCGCCGCGCCCATCGTGAGCACGACGGACCGCGGCCCGAGCTCCAGGAGGCCCTCGACGACGGCGAACGGCGCGTCGGGCACGGGCCGTCCGGCGTCGTCGAGCAGCCGGCGGGCCTCGCCCGCGTTGACGACGAGCGGGTCGGCGAGGGCGAGCACCTCCGGGTCGAGCGGGACGACCGGCGCGAGGTTGAGCAGGACGCGGCCGGTCGCCGCGCGGGCGGCGGCCTCGATCCCGGACACGGGGATCTCCGCCTGGACGACCACGACGCCCGCCTCGGCGAGCAGCCGGGAGTGCCGGGCGACGACGTCGGCGTCCACGGTGGAGTTCGCGCCGGGGACGACGACGATGGAGTTCTCGCCGTCCGCGGCGACCGTGACGAGCGCGACGCCGGAGCTGCCGTCCACCTCGGCGACGGCGTCCAGGTGGACCCCGGACACCCGCAGGCCGAGGAGGGCGGTCTCCGCGAAGGGGCCGTTCCCGACGGCGCCCACGAGCCAGACGTCCGCACCGAGCCGCGCCGCCGCGACCGCCTGGTTGGCCCCCTTGCCGCCGGGCAGCACCGCCATCGAGTCGGCGAGCACCGTCTCCCCCGGCAGGGGCGGCGCGGCGACGCGCGTGACGATGTCGGCGTTGACGGATCCGACGACCACGATCGAGGGCATGGCGCGGGTGACCTCCGGTGACGGCTGGGGACGGCCGGACCATGATCCCTCACGAATGTTTCGGGCACCGTCGTCGTCCACGTGCGGCGCGGCGGCTCAGGCGGCGAGGACCTCCCGGAGGCGGGCGGCGAACTCCGCCGGGTCGTTGTCCGGCGACCACTCGTTGCGCATGAACCCGCCGTGGTCGCCGGGGAACTCCGCCGGCGGCGTGCCGAGCGCCGCGGCCAGCGCAGCGGCGCCCCGCGCCGCGAGGGTGCCCGGGGGCGACGTGACCCCCACGGCGGGCAGCACCCGCAGGTCGCCGGCGGCCGTCAGAGCGCGCAACCGGTCGAGGTCGGGCTCCCACAGCGGCATGGTGAGCAGCGACTTGCCGAGCAGCAGGTCGTCGCGGCGGCCGTCGTCCTCGGCGGGCATGCCGAACTGTGCCGGGTCCGGCGCGGGCCGGTCCAGGTACGCCTGGTCGATCGGCTCGGTCGTCATGACGAGCTGGAC contains:
- a CDS encoding ribokinase, whose amino-acid sequence is MPSIVVVGSVNADIVTRVAAPPLPGETVLADSMAVLPGGKGANQAVAAARLGADVWLVGAVGNGPFAETALLGLRVSGVHLDAVAEVDGSSGVALVTVAADGENSIVVVPGANSTVDADVVARHSRLLAEAGVVVVQAEIPVSGIEAAARAATGRVLLNLAPVVPLDPEVLALADPLVVNAGEARRLLDDAGRPVPDAPFAVVEGLLELGPRSVVLTMGAAGAVVAEPAADGGAPVVVPSPHVRAVDTTGAGDAFVGALAWRLLAGDTLADAARTAVRAGAYSVTTHGAQPSFPTADDVLPG